One segment of Anaeromyxobacter diazotrophicus DNA contains the following:
- a CDS encoding thiamine pyrophosphate-requiring protein codes for MATTVGQYILERLVQWGIRRVFGYPGDGINGIFAGFHHVKELELVQVRHEEMAAFMACAHAKFTRQVGVCMATSGPGAIHLLNGLYDAKMDHQPVVAIVGQSARTALGGDFQQEVDLQNLFKDVAKEYVQTMMVPQQARQLVDRAIRSALAERTVTCLIVPNDVQELPAGDPPDKHATVHTGIGRGWLPPRVVPREEDLGRAAELLNAGQRVAMLVGAGAKGAAAEVEEVADLLGAGCAKALLGKDVLPDDLPWVTGAIGLLGTKPSWDLMMECDTLLMVGSSFPYSEFLPTEGQARGVQIDLDGRLLSLRYPMELALVGDAKETLRALAPRLRRKTDRGWREKLEKEVARWWRVLETRAMAKANPVNPQRVYWELSPRLPDGCILCADSGSSANWYARDLKIRRGMMASLSGNLATMGPGVPYAIGAKFAHPDRVVLALVGDGAMQMNGNEELITVSKYWRRWKDPRLVVLVLNNRDLNQVTWEQRVMEGDAKLKASQDIPDFPYASYAESLGLMGVRVDRPEQIGPAWDAALRADRPCVVEAVTDPEVPPLPPHITVEQAKGMLSAILKGDPERGAMIRRSWKQMTDTWFPDKA; via the coding sequence ATGGCGACGACGGTGGGGCAGTACATCCTGGAGCGTCTGGTGCAGTGGGGCATCCGGCGCGTGTTCGGCTACCCCGGCGACGGCATCAACGGCATCTTCGCCGGCTTCCACCACGTGAAGGAGCTGGAGCTGGTGCAGGTGCGCCACGAGGAGATGGCGGCGTTCATGGCCTGCGCCCACGCCAAGTTCACGCGCCAGGTCGGCGTCTGCATGGCCACCTCCGGCCCCGGCGCCATCCACCTCCTCAACGGCCTCTACGACGCGAAGATGGACCACCAGCCGGTGGTGGCCATCGTCGGGCAGTCGGCGCGGACCGCCCTGGGCGGCGACTTCCAGCAGGAGGTCGACCTCCAGAACCTCTTCAAGGACGTCGCCAAGGAGTACGTGCAGACGATGATGGTGCCGCAGCAGGCGCGGCAGCTCGTCGACCGCGCCATCCGCTCCGCGCTGGCCGAGCGCACCGTCACCTGCCTCATCGTCCCCAACGATGTGCAGGAGCTCCCCGCCGGCGATCCCCCGGACAAGCACGCCACCGTGCACACCGGCATCGGGCGTGGCTGGCTGCCGCCGCGCGTCGTGCCGCGGGAGGAAGACCTCGGCCGCGCGGCCGAGCTCCTGAACGCGGGCCAGCGCGTCGCGATGCTGGTGGGCGCCGGCGCCAAGGGCGCCGCGGCCGAGGTGGAGGAGGTGGCCGACCTGCTCGGCGCCGGGTGCGCCAAGGCGCTGCTCGGCAAGGACGTCCTCCCCGACGACCTGCCCTGGGTGACCGGCGCGATCGGCCTGCTGGGCACCAAGCCGAGCTGGGACCTCATGATGGAGTGCGACACGCTGCTCATGGTCGGCTCCAGCTTCCCGTACTCGGAGTTCCTGCCCACCGAGGGCCAGGCGCGCGGCGTCCAGATCGACCTCGACGGCCGGCTCCTCTCCCTGCGGTACCCCATGGAGCTGGCGCTCGTCGGGGACGCGAAGGAGACCTTGCGGGCGCTGGCGCCGCGGCTCCGGCGCAAGACCGACCGCGGGTGGCGCGAGAAGCTGGAGAAGGAGGTCGCGCGCTGGTGGCGGGTGCTCGAGACGCGCGCCATGGCGAAGGCGAACCCGGTCAACCCGCAGCGCGTCTACTGGGAGCTCTCGCCGCGGCTGCCGGACGGCTGCATCCTGTGCGCCGACTCCGGCTCGTCCGCCAACTGGTACGCGCGCGACCTCAAGATCCGGCGCGGCATGATGGCGTCGCTCTCCGGCAACCTCGCCACCATGGGGCCCGGCGTCCCGTACGCCATCGGGGCCAAGTTCGCGCACCCGGACCGGGTGGTGCTGGCGCTGGTCGGCGACGGCGCCATGCAGATGAACGGCAACGAGGAGCTCATCACGGTCTCGAAGTACTGGAGGCGCTGGAAGGACCCGCGGCTGGTGGTCCTCGTCCTCAACAACCGCGATCTCAACCAGGTGACCTGGGAGCAGCGCGTGATGGAGGGCGACGCGAAGCTGAAGGCCTCGCAGGACATCCCGGACTTCCCGTACGCGAGCTACGCCGAGTCGCTCGGACTCATGGGCGTGCGGGTCGACCGGCCGGAGCAGATCGGGCCGGCGTGGGACGCCGCCCTGCGCGCCGACCGGCCGTGCGTGGTCGAGGCGGTCACCGATCCGGAGGTGCCGCCGCTCCCGCCGCACATCACCGTCGAGCAGGCGAAGGGCATGCTGTCCGCCATCCTCAAGGGCGACCCGGAGCGCGGCGCCATGATCCGCCGCTCGTGGAAGCAGATGACGGACACCTGGTTCCCGGACAAGGCGTAG
- a CDS encoding SCO family protein: protein MRRLAAIALLAPALALALPIGQALHKPVPVEGNAQLPPALQNVEIEEKLGSKLPLDARFTAQDGRAVRLGDLLGGHRPVVLSLVYFDCPMLCGLILTGAARGMRETGLALGKDFDAVTVSFDPRDSTRTAAERQRGYLQAFGDPTAKQAWTFLTGAAPEIKAVTEAVGFKYAWDERSKQFAHAAAIFVLTPDGRVSRYLYGIEFPARDLRLALVEASEGRVGTSFDRLLLTCFRYDPASRKYEPYVMGVVRLAMLGVLGGLGIMLGVFWRREIKAKRVSGGGAGQPTAAHPEDAKR from the coding sequence GTGAGGCGGCTCGCCGCGATCGCGCTCCTCGCGCCCGCGCTGGCGCTGGCGCTCCCCATCGGCCAGGCGCTGCACAAGCCGGTGCCGGTGGAGGGGAACGCCCAGCTCCCGCCCGCGCTGCAGAACGTGGAGATCGAGGAGAAGCTCGGGTCGAAGCTCCCGCTCGACGCGCGCTTCACGGCGCAGGACGGCCGGGCCGTCCGCCTGGGCGACCTCCTCGGCGGGCACCGCCCGGTGGTGCTCTCGCTCGTCTACTTCGACTGCCCGATGCTGTGCGGCCTCATCCTCACCGGCGCCGCGCGCGGCATGCGCGAGACCGGCCTCGCGCTCGGCAAGGACTTCGACGCCGTGACGGTCAGCTTCGACCCGCGCGACTCGACCAGGACGGCGGCGGAGCGGCAGCGCGGGTACCTGCAGGCGTTCGGCGATCCCACCGCGAAGCAGGCCTGGACGTTCCTCACCGGCGCCGCCCCGGAGATCAAGGCCGTCACCGAGGCGGTCGGCTTCAAGTACGCCTGGGACGAGCGCTCGAAGCAGTTCGCGCACGCGGCCGCCATCTTCGTGCTGACGCCGGACGGCCGGGTGTCGCGGTACCTGTACGGCATCGAGTTCCCCGCCCGCGACCTGCGGCTCGCGCTGGTCGAGGCGAGCGAGGGGCGCGTCGGCACCAGCTTCGACCGGCTGCTCCTCACCTGCTTCCGCTACGACCCGGCCAGCCGCAAGTACGAGCCGTACGTGATGGGCGTGGTGCGGCTCGCCATGCTGGGGGTGCTGGGCGGGCTCGGCATCATGCTGGGCGTGTTCTGGCGGCGCGAGATCAAGGCCAAGCGGGTGAGCGGCGGGGGGGCCGGCCAGCCCACCGCGGCGCACCCCGAGGACGCGAAGCGATGA
- a CDS encoding SPW repeat domain-containing protein, which produces MHRDVAASALNALLGAWLVATSFLWHHDAVHLVTAWLVGLLAVGIGLAARRRPGVLYLDLLLAAWLTASIWLFSHHPFASWNEAMVAIGLGLVPVTMLLFPEPPPERATA; this is translated from the coding sequence ATGCACAGGGACGTGGCGGCGAGCGCGCTCAACGCGCTCCTGGGAGCGTGGCTGGTGGCGACGTCGTTCCTCTGGCACCACGACGCCGTGCACCTCGTCACCGCGTGGCTGGTGGGGCTCCTGGCGGTGGGGATCGGGCTGGCGGCGCGGCGCCGGCCGGGCGTGCTCTACCTCGACCTGCTCCTCGCCGCCTGGCTGACCGCGTCCATCTGGCTCTTCTCGCACCACCCGTTCGCGAGCTGGAACGAGGCGATGGTGGCCATCGGGCTCGGGCTCGTCCCGGTCACCATGCTCCTCTTCCCCGAGCCGCCACCGGAGCGGGCCACCGCCTAG
- a CDS encoding DUF3341 domain-containing protein, translating to MAYVLAEFKDDQALFAAARRLRALGHARLDAHSPYPLHGADEALGLSKSKVPLIALVGGVAGASGGYLMQWWMNGVDYVLNVGNRPPHSPPANIPVTFECGVLLASLCIVLGLFALCGFPRTYHPTFELEAFRTASVDALWLSAEVKPEESAAVVKELQGLGALQVSAVEEAAR from the coding sequence ATGGCGTACGTGCTGGCGGAGTTCAAGGACGACCAGGCGCTGTTCGCGGCGGCGCGGCGGCTGCGCGCGCTCGGCCACGCGCGCCTCGACGCGCACTCGCCGTACCCGCTGCACGGGGCGGACGAGGCGCTCGGGCTCTCGAAGTCGAAGGTGCCGCTCATCGCGCTCGTGGGCGGCGTCGCCGGCGCGAGCGGCGGGTACCTCATGCAGTGGTGGATGAACGGCGTGGACTACGTCCTCAACGTGGGCAACCGGCCGCCCCACAGCCCGCCCGCCAACATCCCGGTCACCTTCGAGTGCGGCGTGCTGCTCGCCTCGCTCTGCATCGTGCTCGGCCTGTTCGCGCTGTGCGGCTTCCCGCGCACCTACCACCCCACCTTCGAGCTGGAGGCGTTCCGCACCGCCTCGGTCGACGCGCTGTGGCTCTCGGCCGAGGTGAAGCCGGAGGAGAGCGCGGCGGTGGTGAAGGAGCTCCAGGGGCTGGGGGCGCTGCAGGTGTCGGCGGTCGAGGAGGCGGCGCGATGA
- a CDS encoding cbb3-type cytochrome c oxidase subunit I, whose protein sequence is MSQSPATTPPSPADAPAYNPRNYLNAEAGIRSWLLTRDHKRIGIMFLALTTLFFFVGGLFALLVRIELLTPGPTIMSAMTYNRMFTLHGVVMIFLFMIPAIPGIFGNFFLPIMLGARDVAFPRLNLLSLYLYVIGAGIALYGMIHGGTDTGWTFYAPYSTTTITKVVPVLLGAFVLGFSSIVTGLNFIVTAHTLRAPGITWMRMPLFVWSIYATSIIQILATPVLGITLLMVAVEHAFGFGIFDPARGGDPILFQHMFWFYSHPAVYIMVLPAMAVISEVICAAAHKNIFGYKAVAFSSLGIAFVGFFTWGHHLFTSGQSTLDAGIFGVLSMFVGIFTAIKVFNWTATLYKGSVAFTAWFAYFCGFLFFLVFGGMTGIALATVSLDVHWQDTYFVVAHFHFIMVGATIMAWLAALHYWWPKMFGRMYPERWGLVGAVTIVFGFNATFIPQFLLGNYGMPRRYYSYPERFWPLNVASTLGATLLGFGFLLILIYFLWSLKYGRVASANPWGSRGYEWGTLSPPPPENFIGQPVYPSPPHDYTEGSVQSGDPHAAEVTHAA, encoded by the coding sequence ATGTCCCAGTCCCCGGCTACGACCCCACCATCTCCCGCTGACGCGCCGGCCTACAACCCGCGCAACTACCTCAACGCGGAGGCCGGGATCCGCTCCTGGCTGCTGACGCGCGACCACAAGCGCATCGGCATCATGTTCCTCGCGCTCACCACGCTCTTCTTCTTCGTGGGCGGGCTGTTCGCGCTGCTGGTCCGGATCGAGCTCCTCACGCCCGGCCCGACCATCATGAGCGCGATGACCTACAACCGGATGTTCACGCTGCACGGCGTGGTCATGATCTTCCTCTTCATGATCCCGGCCATCCCCGGCATCTTCGGCAACTTCTTCCTGCCGATCATGCTGGGGGCGCGCGACGTGGCCTTCCCGCGCCTCAACCTGCTGTCGCTCTACCTCTACGTCATCGGGGCCGGCATCGCGCTGTACGGGATGATCCACGGCGGCACCGACACCGGCTGGACCTTCTACGCGCCCTACAGCACCACCACCATCACCAAGGTGGTGCCGGTGCTGCTCGGCGCGTTCGTGCTCGGGTTCTCCTCCATCGTCACCGGCCTCAACTTCATCGTCACCGCCCACACGCTCCGCGCCCCCGGGATCACCTGGATGCGCATGCCGCTCTTCGTGTGGTCGATCTACGCCACCTCGATCATCCAGATCCTGGCCACCCCGGTGCTCGGCATCACGCTGCTCATGGTGGCGGTGGAGCACGCCTTCGGCTTCGGCATCTTCGACCCGGCGCGCGGCGGCGATCCCATCCTCTTCCAGCACATGTTCTGGTTCTACTCGCACCCGGCCGTCTACATCATGGTGCTGCCGGCGATGGCGGTGATCTCGGAGGTCATCTGCGCCGCCGCGCACAAGAACATCTTCGGCTACAAGGCGGTCGCCTTCAGTTCGCTCGGCATCGCCTTCGTCGGGTTCTTCACCTGGGGCCACCACCTCTTCACCTCGGGGCAGTCCACGCTCGACGCCGGCATCTTCGGCGTGCTCTCGATGTTCGTGGGCATCTTCACCGCCATCAAGGTCTTCAACTGGACGGCCACCCTCTATAAGGGGTCGGTCGCGTTCACCGCCTGGTTCGCCTACTTCTGCGGCTTCCTGTTCTTCCTGGTCTTCGGCGGGATGACCGGGATCGCGCTCGCCACCGTCTCGCTCGACGTGCACTGGCAGGACACGTACTTCGTGGTGGCGCACTTCCACTTCATCATGGTGGGGGCGACCATCATGGCCTGGCTGGCGGCGCTCCACTACTGGTGGCCGAAGATGTTCGGCCGCATGTACCCGGAGCGCTGGGGGCTGGTCGGGGCGGTCACCATCGTCTTCGGCTTCAACGCCACCTTCATCCCGCAGTTCCTCCTCGGGAACTACGGCATGCCCCGCCGCTACTACTCGTACCCGGAGCGCTTCTGGCCGCTCAACGTCGCCTCGACGCTCGGCGCGACCCTGCTCGGCTTCGGCTTCCTCCTCATCCTCATCTACTTCCTGTGGTCGCTGAAGTACGGGCGGGTCGCGAGCGCGAACCCGTGGGGCTCGCGCGGCTACGAGTGGGGCACCCTCTCGCCGCCGCCGCCGGAGAACTTCATCGGCCAGCCGGTCTACCCGTCCCCCCCGCACGACTACACCGAGGGGTCGGTCCAGTCCGGCGACCCGCACGCCGCCGAGGTGACGCATGCAGCCTGA
- a CDS encoding cytochrome c oxidase subunit 3 family protein has product MQPEAYVAHHFPNLRQQEHAARIGMWLFLATELLLFGGLFTAYSVYRFLYPAGFAASSEHLSVAAGTINTVVLITSSLTVALAHHFARHGKGRTAALCLAITLAFAAVFLVIKGWEWTHDFEEGLLPGRYFHSSELTATGAPMFFTLYFILTGLHGIHVLIGMTVLAILMVLCWRGAYDHGYSTPVELGGMYWHLVDLIWIFLYPLLYLI; this is encoded by the coding sequence ATGCAGCCTGAGGCGTACGTCGCGCACCACTTCCCGAACCTGCGCCAGCAGGAGCACGCGGCGCGCATCGGGATGTGGCTGTTCCTCGCCACCGAGCTGCTCCTCTTCGGCGGGCTGTTCACCGCCTACTCGGTGTACCGGTTCCTCTACCCGGCGGGCTTCGCGGCCTCGAGCGAGCACCTCAGCGTGGCGGCGGGGACGATCAACACGGTCGTCCTCATCACCTCCTCCTTGACCGTGGCGCTCGCGCACCACTTCGCGCGCCACGGCAAGGGCCGGACGGCGGCGCTCTGCCTCGCCATCACGCTCGCCTTCGCGGCGGTCTTCCTCGTCATCAAGGGCTGGGAGTGGACGCACGACTTCGAGGAGGGCCTGCTCCCCGGGCGCTACTTCCACTCTTCGGAGCTCACGGCCACCGGCGCGCCGATGTTCTTCACCCTGTACTTCATCCTCACCGGGCTCCACGGGATCCACGTCCTCATCGGCATGACGGTGCTGGCCATCCTGATGGTGCTCTGCTGGCGCGGCGCCTACGACCACGGCTACTCGACCCCGGTCGAGCTGGGCGGGATGTACTGGCACCTCGTCGACCTCATCTGGATCTTCCTCTATCCGCTGCTCTACCTGATCTGA
- a CDS encoding enolase C-terminal domain-like protein: MARLRAAAPVEAIEVRAATIPTDAPESDGTFAWDRTTIVLAQARGGGATGLGWTYADAATARLARELLAPRLAGLPALDVEGAWLELSRAVRNLGRPGVAAMAISALDAALWDLKARLLEVPLFRLLGAARPAIPAYGSGGFTSYTVARLQAQLGGWAEQGFTRVKMKIGRDPPADVPRARAAREAIGPAVELFVDANGAYGRKLALAQAEALAPLGVTWFEEPVSSDDLEGLRLLRDRAPAGLDVAAGEYGYTPWYFRRMLAAGAVDVLQADATRCGGPTGFLRAAALCDAFQLPLSAHCAPQLHAHLCCAAARAVHVEYFHDHARIEALLFDGALAPERGELRPDPGRPGLGVELKRSELERYEITF; this comes from the coding sequence GTGGCGAGGCTCCGCGCCGCCGCGCCCGTCGAGGCGATCGAGGTCCGGGCCGCCACGATCCCCACCGACGCGCCCGAGTCGGACGGCACCTTCGCCTGGGACCGGACGACGATCGTCCTGGCGCAGGCGCGCGGGGGCGGCGCGACCGGGCTCGGCTGGACCTACGCCGACGCCGCGACCGCCCGGCTGGCGCGCGAGCTCCTGGCGCCGCGGCTGGCCGGCCTCCCGGCCCTCGACGTCGAGGGCGCCTGGCTCGAGCTCTCGCGCGCGGTGCGCAACCTGGGCCGGCCCGGGGTCGCCGCCATGGCCATCTCGGCGCTCGACGCGGCGCTCTGGGACCTGAAGGCGCGGCTGCTCGAGGTCCCCCTCTTCCGGCTGCTCGGCGCGGCGCGCCCGGCCATCCCAGCCTACGGCTCCGGCGGGTTCACGTCCTACACGGTGGCGCGGCTCCAGGCGCAGCTGGGGGGCTGGGCCGAGCAGGGGTTCACCCGGGTGAAGATGAAGATCGGCCGCGACCCGCCGGCCGACGTGCCGCGGGCGAGGGCGGCCCGCGAGGCGATCGGGCCGGCGGTGGAGCTGTTCGTGGACGCGAACGGCGCGTACGGCCGCAAGCTGGCGCTCGCCCAGGCCGAGGCGCTCGCGCCGCTCGGCGTCACCTGGTTCGAGGAGCCGGTCTCGTCCGACGACCTCGAGGGCCTGCGCCTCCTGCGCGACCGCGCCCCGGCGGGCCTGGACGTGGCGGCCGGCGAGTACGGCTACACGCCCTGGTACTTCCGCCGCATGCTGGCGGCCGGCGCGGTGGACGTGCTGCAGGCGGACGCCACCCGCTGCGGCGGCCCGACCGGCTTCCTCCGCGCCGCGGCGCTGTGCGACGCCTTCCAGCTGCCGCTCTCGGCGCACTGCGCGCCGCAGCTCCACGCCCACCTCTGCTGCGCGGCCGCCCGCGCCGTGCACGTCGAGTACTTCCACGACCACGCGCGCATCGAGGCGCTGCTCTTCGACGGCGCGCTCGCGCCCGAGCGCGGCGAGCTGCGGCCCGACCCGGGCCGGCCGGGGCTGGGCGTGGAGCTGAAGCGCTCGGAGCTGGAGCGGTACGAGATCACCTTCTGA
- a CDS encoding c-type cytochrome, whose product MRRLLLAAAAVALLGGCEVFDPMISQQKVKAYRESEFWPDRISQRPPQPGAVSREDVLAPEIATGRGPDGKALARVPVPLTRALLERGRTRFDVNCAVCHGYLADGVSLVARNMALRPPPSLLARAQMPDGWYFQVMSEGFGVMPSYASALTPEDRWAIVAYLRALQLSQSRTIGELAPDDRARLEKEGR is encoded by the coding sequence ATGAGGCGGCTCCTCCTGGCGGCGGCGGCGGTGGCGCTCCTCGGCGGGTGCGAGGTGTTCGACCCCATGATCTCGCAGCAGAAGGTGAAGGCCTACCGCGAGAGCGAGTTCTGGCCCGACCGCATCTCGCAGCGGCCGCCGCAGCCGGGCGCGGTGTCGCGCGAGGACGTGCTCGCGCCCGAGATCGCCACCGGCCGGGGCCCGGACGGCAAGGCGCTGGCGCGGGTGCCGGTGCCGCTCACGCGCGCGCTGCTCGAGCGCGGCCGGACGCGCTTCGACGTGAACTGCGCGGTCTGCCACGGCTACCTCGCCGACGGGGTGAGCCTGGTCGCCCGCAACATGGCCCTGCGGCCGCCGCCCTCGCTGCTCGCGCGCGCCCAGATGCCCGACGGCTGGTACTTCCAGGTCATGAGCGAGGGGTTCGGCGTCATGCCCTCCTACGCCAGCGCGCTCACCCCCGAGGACCGCTGGGCGATCGTGGCCTACCTGCGGGCGCTGCAGCTCAGCCAGTCGAGGACGATCGGCGAGCTCGCCCCCGATGACCGGGCCCGGCTCGAGAAGGAGGGGCGATGA
- a CDS encoding sensory rhodopsin transducer — MGGQVGRRTWAIPEGFLPERLHGRGRELESHEAACLLNAGDADAHVKLTVFFADREPAGPYQVTVPARRTLHLRFDDLRDPEPIPRATDYASLVESDVPIVVQHTRLDARQADTALLSTIAFAGD, encoded by the coding sequence ATGGGGGGGCAGGTCGGGCGGAGGACGTGGGCGATCCCGGAGGGATTCCTCCCGGAGCGGCTCCACGGACGGGGGCGCGAGCTGGAGAGCCACGAGGCGGCCTGCCTGCTCAACGCCGGCGACGCCGACGCCCACGTGAAGCTCACGGTCTTCTTCGCCGACCGCGAGCCCGCCGGGCCGTACCAGGTGACGGTGCCGGCGCGCCGCACGCTGCACCTGCGCTTCGACGACCTGCGCGACCCGGAGCCGATCCCGCGCGCCACGGACTACGCGAGCCTGGTCGAGTCCGACGTGCCGATCGTGGTGCAGCACACGCGCCTCGACGCGCGGCAGGCGGACACGGCGCTGCTCAGCACCATCGCGTTCGCCGGCGACTAG
- a CDS encoding cytochrome C oxidase subunit IV family protein, with protein sequence MAIATHDGHAEHEHGPGALRYWVVWVLLLVGTILTFALSRVHLPPPFHLLVALAIASGKSMLVVLFFMHLWDHTGATRLIFATSIFFIALLISLVVLDNATRFELTNPGHEGTLQAEPPGPDILTPRGPPAPESRVDAPGAEQEGRDVPKPSPAPGPMR encoded by the coding sequence ATGGCCATCGCCACGCACGACGGTCACGCGGAGCACGAGCACGGCCCCGGCGCGCTGCGCTACTGGGTGGTGTGGGTGCTGCTGCTCGTCGGCACGATCCTCACCTTCGCGCTCTCGCGGGTGCACCTGCCGCCGCCCTTCCACCTGCTCGTGGCGCTGGCCATCGCGAGCGGCAAGTCCATGCTGGTGGTGCTGTTCTTCATGCACCTGTGGGATCACACCGGCGCGACGCGCCTCATCTTCGCCACCAGCATCTTCTTCATTGCCCTGCTCATCTCGCTCGTGGTGCTCGACAACGCCACGCGCTTCGAGCTCACGAACCCCGGCCACGAGGGCACGCTGCAGGCCGAGCCGCCCGGCCCCGACATCCTGACCCCCCGCGGCCCGCCCGCGCCCGAGTCCCGCGTCGACGCCCCCGGCGCCGAGCAGGAGGGCCGCGACGTCCCCAAGCCGAGCCCCGCGCCAGGGCCGATGAGGTGA
- the coxB gene encoding cytochrome c oxidase subunit II, with the protein MNDLMRRILFLPEQGSAYATEVDHLHFFVITITMIGATGVALAAVLFYLRYRRRAAHQPTPHVEPKAIHEVLFIGVPLAFFLLWFAIGFPLFVRLQTPPKDAMDVYVQGKKWMWKFAYPGGPNGVDVLRVPAGRPVRLLITSRDVIHSFFVPDFRLKQDAVPGRYSQIWFTAKAPGSHQVLCAEYCGIGHSAMLAEIVAMPPAEFDAWLAEARRATQVAAQDSPDDRADPRTSLAEQGRRLAAEYGCFKCHTVDGTRHIGPTWLDLYRKNEKLQDGKTVIADEAYLTESMMDPAAKLVAGYQNVMPTFQGRVPGPEIAAIVEFIKSLRTDAVRPEPSKGPVYVPVPGYDPTISR; encoded by the coding sequence ATGAACGACCTCATGCGCAGGATCCTGTTCCTCCCGGAGCAGGGATCGGCGTACGCGACGGAGGTGGACCACCTCCACTTCTTCGTCATCACCATCACCATGATCGGCGCGACCGGCGTCGCGCTGGCGGCCGTCCTCTTCTACCTGCGCTACCGCCGGCGCGCGGCGCACCAGCCGACCCCGCACGTCGAGCCGAAGGCGATCCACGAGGTGCTCTTCATCGGCGTCCCGCTCGCCTTCTTCCTGCTCTGGTTCGCCATCGGGTTCCCGCTCTTCGTGCGCCTCCAGACGCCGCCCAAGGACGCGATGGACGTCTACGTCCAGGGCAAGAAGTGGATGTGGAAGTTCGCCTATCCCGGCGGGCCGAACGGGGTGGACGTGCTGCGCGTCCCGGCCGGCCGCCCGGTCCGGCTGCTCATCACCTCCCGCGACGTGATCCACTCCTTCTTCGTGCCGGACTTCCGGCTGAAGCAGGACGCCGTCCCGGGCCGCTACTCGCAGATCTGGTTCACCGCCAAGGCGCCGGGCAGCCACCAGGTGCTGTGCGCCGAGTACTGCGGCATCGGCCACTCGGCCATGCTGGCCGAGATCGTCGCCATGCCACCGGCCGAGTTCGACGCCTGGCTGGCCGAGGCGCGCCGCGCCACCCAGGTCGCGGCGCAGGACTCGCCCGACGACCGCGCCGACCCGCGCACCAGCCTCGCCGAGCAGGGGCGCCGGCTGGCGGCGGAGTACGGCTGCTTCAAGTGCCACACCGTCGACGGCACGCGGCACATCGGGCCCACCTGGCTCGACCTGTACCGCAAGAACGAGAAGCTGCAGGACGGCAAGACCGTGATCGCCGACGAGGCCTACCTGACCGAGTCGATGATGGATCCCGCGGCCAAGCTGGTGGCGGGCTACCAGAACGTGATGCCCACCTTCCAGGGCCGCGTCCCCGGACCGGAGATCGCCGCCATCGTGGAGTTCATCAAGTCCCTGCGCACCGACGCGGTGCGCCCCGAGCCGTCCAAGGGCCCCGTCTATGTCCCAGTCCCCGGCTACGACCCCACCATCTCCCGCTGA